From Coffea arabica cultivar ET-39 chromosome 2e, Coffea Arabica ET-39 HiFi, whole genome shotgun sequence, the proteins below share one genomic window:
- the LOC113732442 gene encoding uncharacterized protein isoform X1 codes for MGKWNNRRWIPRRRYNNNKRYQDYDYEEPPPSPPSPHHSQSNPPGILFSFLNLIVMQDTSGSSWEIDFCKSVRVPWQKVVTTKKYMYCHENVVKWDDSAGEEAFHNAKRRYWEKINGLPCETPLPDQDVYIDEIDWNPNIDARLISDLDGEYFNPDETECAEKSESVTDNEGILDTEGDPGDNPWERGSSQRVDNQKGASSSWGQHYESIKLKNVNDPWKQSGSKAVEPLKNNSWKRRSDESLDWNQESNYNKQSSNANIIPQNSWSRGFDLGCGGEKRQRQDYWTRGWKQWTRSGREPQRSGNAVITSINNFASQTGAPWNRGWTNWEEKQLTQNDSGGHSFSGCRKRGGSFQHGPRYKASRFETNDHVMAYQWQREKSQKTVHFYV; via the exons ATGGGGAAATGGAATAACAGGAGATGGATACCGAGACGAAGGTATAACAATAACAAGAGATATCAAGATTATGATTATGAAGAGCCCCCGCCTTCTCCTCCTTCACCCCATCATTCTCAATCCAATCCTCCTGGTatacttttttctttcttgaatttgatcg TAATGCAGGATACCAGTGGATCATCATGGGAAATAGATTTCTGCAAGTCTGTGAGAGTTCCATGGCAGAAGGTTGTCACTACCAAAAAGTACATGTATTGCCATGAAAATGTGGTCAAATGGGATGATTCTGCAGGTGAAGAAGCGTTCCATAACGCAAAAAGGAGGTATTGGGAAAAGATTAATGGCCTCCCTTGTGAGACTCCCCTTCCTGATCAGGATGTCTACATTGATGAAATAGACTGGAATCCAAATATTGATGCTAGACTAATTTCTGATTTAGATGGGGAGTACTTTAATCCTGATGAGACAGAATGTGCTGAGAAGTCGGAAAGTGTAACTGACAACGAAGGAATCCTAGACACTGAGGGTGATCCTGGTGACAATCCATGGGAAAGGGGTTCTTCACAGAGAGTTGATAATCAGAAAGGTGCATCATCTAGTTGGGGCCAACATTACGAGTCAATAAAGTTGAAGAATGTCAATGATCCTTGGAAACAAAGTGGCTCTAAGGCAGTTGAGCCCTTGAAGAATAATTCATGGAAAAGACGTTCAGATGAGTCATTGGATTGGAACCAGGAGTCAAATTATAATAAGCAGTCTAGTAATGCTAATATTATTCCTCAAAATTCCTGGAGTCGTGGTTTTGATTTAGGATGTGGTGGAGAAAAGCGACAAAGACAAGATTATTGGACTAGGGGTTGGAAGCAGTGGACCCGTAGTGGTCGTGAACCACAGAGATCGGGCAATGCTGTCATTACTTCAATAAATAATTTTGCTTCTCAAACAGGAGCTCCTTGGAACAGAGGCTGGACAAATTGGGAAGAAAAACAGCTAACTCAAAATGATTCTGGAGGCCATTCGTTTTCCGGTTGCAGGAAGAGGGGAGGATCCTTCCAGCATGGACCAAGATACAAAGCTTCTAGATTTGAAACTAATGATCATGTGATGGCTTACCAGTGGCAGAGGGAAAAGTCACAGAAGACTGTTCATTTCTATGTTTGA
- the LOC113732442 gene encoding uncharacterized protein isoform X2, whose product MGKWNNRRWIPRRRYNNNKRYQDYDYEEPPPSPPSPHHSQSNPPVMQDTSGSSWEIDFCKSVRVPWQKVVTTKKYMYCHENVVKWDDSAGEEAFHNAKRRYWEKINGLPCETPLPDQDVYIDEIDWNPNIDARLISDLDGEYFNPDETECAEKSESVTDNEGILDTEGDPGDNPWERGSSQRVDNQKGASSSWGQHYESIKLKNVNDPWKQSGSKAVEPLKNNSWKRRSDESLDWNQESNYNKQSSNANIIPQNSWSRGFDLGCGGEKRQRQDYWTRGWKQWTRSGREPQRSGNAVITSINNFASQTGAPWNRGWTNWEEKQLTQNDSGGHSFSGCRKRGGSFQHGPRYKASRFETNDHVMAYQWQREKSQKTVHFYV is encoded by the exons ATGGGGAAATGGAATAACAGGAGATGGATACCGAGACGAAGGTATAACAATAACAAGAGATATCAAGATTATGATTATGAAGAGCCCCCGCCTTCTCCTCCTTCACCCCATCATTCTCAATCCAATCCTCCTG TAATGCAGGATACCAGTGGATCATCATGGGAAATAGATTTCTGCAAGTCTGTGAGAGTTCCATGGCAGAAGGTTGTCACTACCAAAAAGTACATGTATTGCCATGAAAATGTGGTCAAATGGGATGATTCTGCAGGTGAAGAAGCGTTCCATAACGCAAAAAGGAGGTATTGGGAAAAGATTAATGGCCTCCCTTGTGAGACTCCCCTTCCTGATCAGGATGTCTACATTGATGAAATAGACTGGAATCCAAATATTGATGCTAGACTAATTTCTGATTTAGATGGGGAGTACTTTAATCCTGATGAGACAGAATGTGCTGAGAAGTCGGAAAGTGTAACTGACAACGAAGGAATCCTAGACACTGAGGGTGATCCTGGTGACAATCCATGGGAAAGGGGTTCTTCACAGAGAGTTGATAATCAGAAAGGTGCATCATCTAGTTGGGGCCAACATTACGAGTCAATAAAGTTGAAGAATGTCAATGATCCTTGGAAACAAAGTGGCTCTAAGGCAGTTGAGCCCTTGAAGAATAATTCATGGAAAAGACGTTCAGATGAGTCATTGGATTGGAACCAGGAGTCAAATTATAATAAGCAGTCTAGTAATGCTAATATTATTCCTCAAAATTCCTGGAGTCGTGGTTTTGATTTAGGATGTGGTGGAGAAAAGCGACAAAGACAAGATTATTGGACTAGGGGTTGGAAGCAGTGGACCCGTAGTGGTCGTGAACCACAGAGATCGGGCAATGCTGTCATTACTTCAATAAATAATTTTGCTTCTCAAACAGGAGCTCCTTGGAACAGAGGCTGGACAAATTGGGAAGAAAAACAGCTAACTCAAAATGATTCTGGAGGCCATTCGTTTTCCGGTTGCAGGAAGAGGGGAGGATCCTTCCAGCATGGACCAAGATACAAAGCTTCTAGATTTGAAACTAATGATCATGTGATGGCTTACCAGTGGCAGAGGGAAAAGTCACAGAAGACTGTTCATTTCTATGTTTGA